In a single window of the Deinococcus aetherius genome:
- a CDS encoding ATP-binding response regulator: MTGSATDRSLPVPGQPLRLLHLEDNELDHELVILHLEGDLPWPVEVERVEDEPGFLAALRTHRPHLVLSDYALPSYDGLSAFHAAYAFDPHLPFIIVTGAMGEEVAVDTLRQGVTDYILKQRLERLAPSVKRAIAEADARERRERAEQEVRELNLSLQARLEEVERLRRIAEGQRQRLETQARQLEEALNLQKTFLAETSHELRTPLTALLGYLRRAEREAGGSQTLSDAQRVAENMTRLVNDLLQLSRGELVQGIEMHFINVGNIVRQVGRDYGVKATAPDAEIVGDPGRLTQVFVNLVSNAIRVCGSPGLVHIEADRRGDHVQICVVDHGPGIPDHIKPRIFDKFYRGKEAGSAGLGLTIAQQVTHAHGGTIDVLDTPGGGATFRVNLPLPDEDEDEDDLGDFQAVGADDLGA, translated from the coding sequence ATGACCGGTTCCGCCACCGACCGCTCGCTGCCCGTTCCCGGCCAGCCGCTCAGACTCCTCCACCTGGAGGACAACGAACTCGACCATGAACTCGTGATCCTGCACCTGGAGGGCGACCTCCCCTGGCCCGTGGAGGTCGAGCGGGTCGAGGACGAGCCGGGCTTCCTGGCGGCGCTCAGGACTCACCGCCCGCACCTGGTGCTCAGCGACTACGCCCTGCCGAGCTACGACGGCCTGAGCGCCTTCCACGCCGCGTACGCCTTCGACCCCCACCTGCCCTTCATCATCGTGACGGGCGCGATGGGCGAGGAGGTCGCGGTGGACACCCTGCGCCAGGGGGTCACCGACTACATCCTCAAGCAGCGGCTGGAGCGGCTGGCCCCCAGTGTCAAGCGCGCCATCGCCGAAGCCGACGCCCGCGAGCGCCGGGAGCGCGCCGAGCAGGAGGTTCGCGAACTCAACCTCTCGCTGCAAGCCCGCCTGGAGGAGGTCGAGCGGCTGCGCCGTATAGCCGAGGGCCAGCGCCAGCGCCTGGAAACCCAGGCCCGGCAACTGGAGGAGGCGCTCAACCTCCAGAAGACCTTCCTCGCCGAGACGAGCCACGAGCTGCGCACGCCCCTCACCGCGCTGCTGGGCTACCTGCGCCGCGCCGAGCGCGAGGCGGGCGGCTCTCAGACCCTGAGTGACGCCCAGCGGGTCGCCGAGAACATGACCCGATTGGTCAACGACCTGCTGCAACTCTCGCGCGGCGAACTGGTGCAGGGGATCGAGATGCACTTCATCAACGTGGGCAACATCGTCCGTCAGGTCGGGCGCGACTACGGGGTCAAGGCCACGGCGCCCGACGCGGAGATCGTGGGCGACCCGGGGCGGCTCACCCAGGTCTTCGTGAACCTCGTCAGCAACGCGATCCGGGTCTGCGGCAGCCCGGGGCTCGTCCACATCGAGGCGGACCGCCGGGGGGACCACGTCCAGATCTGCGTGGTGGACCACGGGCCCGGCATTCCCGACCACATCAAGCCGCGCATCTTCGACAAGTTCTACCGGGGCAAGGAGGCGGGCTCGGCGGGGCTGGGCCTCACCATCGCCCAGCAGGTCACCCACGCCCACGGCGGCACCATCGACGTGCTCGACACGCCGGGCGGCGGCGCCACCTTCCGCGTCAACCTGCCCCTTCCCGACGAGGACGAGGACGAGGACGACCTGGGCGACTTCCAGGCGGTGGGGGCGGACGACCTGGGAGCGTGA
- the mreC gene encoding rod shape-determining protein MreC has translation MRGFRELLLLYAALLLVSMVATRFQVVAPTALSAATAPITRVVLAVTDNVRRAYTNVVQERNLAGEVQSLRRQNDALTQRNELLAREVARLRQVVQIRSTLAPNAVGLAQVVAVDPSPLLARLTLNRGSGDGVRVRMPVIVPAGLVGQVVGVSGNRATVIGLVDPESSVGVTLEGSRGGRGLAVGLPPDRLRAQFSRSVPVKPGDVLVTSSLGGVYPVGIRVGTVERVLPLGPNDVNRTVIVRPAVDVGAVEDVTLLEGL, from the coding sequence GTGAGGGGATTCAGGGAACTGCTGCTGCTGTACGCGGCGCTCCTGCTCGTGAGCATGGTCGCCACCCGCTTCCAGGTCGTCGCGCCCACGGCGCTGAGTGCGGCGACGGCGCCGATCACCCGGGTCGTGCTCGCCGTCACCGACAACGTGCGCCGCGCCTACACGAACGTGGTGCAGGAACGGAACCTGGCGGGCGAGGTCCAGTCGCTCCGGCGCCAGAACGACGCCCTCACCCAGCGCAACGAACTCCTCGCCCGCGAGGTGGCCCGGCTGCGGCAGGTCGTGCAGATTCGCTCGACTCTGGCGCCCAACGCAGTCGGCCTCGCGCAGGTCGTGGCGGTGGACCCCAGCCCGCTGCTCGCCCGCCTGACCCTCAACCGGGGCAGCGGGGACGGGGTGCGGGTGCGGATGCCCGTGATCGTCCCCGCCGGGCTCGTCGGGCAGGTCGTCGGCGTGAGCGGGAACCGGGCGACGGTGATCGGCCTCGTGGACCCCGAGAGCAGCGTCGGCGTGACGCTGGAGGGAAGCCGGGGCGGGCGGGGCCTCGCCGTGGGATTGCCGCCCGACCGCCTGCGCGCCCAGTTCTCGCGCAGCGTGCCCGTGAAGCCGGGGGACGTGCTCGTCACGAGCAGCCTGGGCGGCGTGTACCCGGTGGGCATCCGGGTGGGCACCGTCGAGCGGGTGCTGCCCCTGGGGCCCAACGACGTGAACCGCACGGTGATCGTCAGGCCCGCCGTGGATGTGGGCGCGGTCGAGGACGTGACCCTGCTGGAGGGGCTGTGA
- a CDS encoding Maf family nucleotide pyrophosphatase yields the protein MTPDVILASGSPRRRELLSNLGVPFRVVVSGADESSPETDPARLAGDLAALKAASVAREYPGSVIIAADTVVAADGALLGKPVDEAENRAFLRHLSGRTHQVYTGVTVVSPSGTAGGVERTDVTFRELTDAEINHYARTGEGLDKAGGYGIQGLGMALVARIEGDYSNVVGFPLGLVIRLLRGVGVTVWGEAAGVREVRGAL from the coding sequence GTGACACCCGACGTGATCCTCGCCTCGGGCAGCCCCCGGCGGCGCGAACTCCTCTCGAACCTCGGCGTGCCGTTCCGGGTCGTCGTGAGCGGCGCGGACGAGAGCAGCCCAGAGACGGACCCGGCGCGGCTGGCGGGGGACCTCGCGGCCCTCAAGGCGGCCTCCGTCGCGCGGGAGTATCCCGGCTCGGTGATCATCGCCGCCGACACCGTCGTCGCGGCAGACGGCGCCCTGCTCGGAAAGCCTGTGGACGAGGCGGAGAACCGGGCCTTCCTCCGTCACCTCTCGGGCCGCACCCATCAGGTCTACACCGGAGTTACGGTCGTTTCCCCCAGCGGAACGGCGGGCGGGGTCGAGCGCACGGACGTGACCTTCCGCGAACTCACCGACGCCGAAATCAATCACTACGCCCGCACCGGGGAGGGGCTCGACAAGGCGGGCGGGTACGGCATCCAGGGACTCGGGATGGCGCTCGTGGCCCGGATCGAGGGGGACTACTCGAACGTGGTGGGCTTTCCGCTGGGGCTGGTGATCCGCCTCCTGCGCGGGGTGGGCGTGACGGTGTGGGGGGAGGCCGCAGGGGTGAGAGAGGTGCGCGGGGCGCTGTGA
- a CDS encoding OsmC family protein: MKKTMHVTWLGEQRYVGVSESGHQLLIDNSPVKVGVSPMEALLGALATCTAYDIVEIMKKRRTPLTAYRIEVEGERAETAPKRYTRITVRHVASGEGLTEDALSKAAHLSHEKYCSVAATLNSEITLETRVE, from the coding sequence CTGAAAAAGACCATGCACGTCACCTGGCTCGGCGAGCAACGCTACGTCGGCGTCAGCGAGAGCGGGCACCAGCTTCTGATCGACAACAGCCCCGTCAAGGTGGGCGTCTCCCCGATGGAGGCGCTGCTCGGGGCACTGGCGACCTGCACCGCCTACGACATCGTCGAGATCATGAAAAAGCGCCGCACGCCCCTGACCGCCTACCGCATCGAGGTCGAGGGCGAGCGCGCCGAGACGGCGCCGAAGCGGTACACCCGCATCACCGTGCGCCACGTCGCCAGCGGCGAGGGCCTGACCGAGGACGCGCTCAGCAAAGCCGCGCACCTCAGCCACGAGAAATACTGCTCGGTGGCGGCGACCCTGAACAGCGAGATCACGCTGGAGACGCGGGTGGAGTAG
- the rpiA gene encoding ribose 5-phosphate isomerase A, with the protein MPDLEALKEQAAVPAALLVESGMRVGLGTGSTAKYAILELGRRLAAGEVRGVVGVATSDASEALARDLGIPVEPLDPRPLDLAIDGADEIDPGLNLIKGLGGALLREKLTEVQARRLVIIADHTKVVSRLGEKAPLPVEIARFGFLSTIERLRALGLGGRLRQPGAQPFVTDNGNYIFDAALPQAFDPATLERQVKGTLGVVETGFFLGMAELAFVASPEGVREVRGR; encoded by the coding sequence ATGCCTGATCTGGAGGCGCTGAAGGAGCAGGCCGCCGTCCCCGCCGCCCTGCTCGTCGAGAGCGGGATGCGGGTGGGCCTGGGCACGGGCAGCACCGCGAAGTACGCGATCCTCGAACTCGGGCGGCGGCTCGCGGCGGGAGAGGTGCGGGGCGTCGTGGGCGTGGCGACGAGCGACGCCTCGGAGGCGCTGGCCCGCGACCTCGGCATCCCGGTCGAGCCCCTCGACCCCCGGCCCCTCGACCTCGCCATCGACGGGGCGGACGAGATCGACCCGGGCCTCAACCTGATCAAGGGGCTGGGCGGCGCCCTGCTGCGTGAGAAGCTGACCGAGGTGCAGGCGCGGCGGCTGGTCATCATTGCCGACCACACCAAGGTCGTCTCGCGGCTGGGGGAGAAGGCGCCCCTGCCCGTCGAGATCGCGCGCTTCGGCTTCCTCTCGACCATCGAGCGGCTGCGGGCCCTGGGGCTGGGCGGGCGGCTGCGGCAACCCGGGGCCCAGCCTTTTGTGACCGACAACGGCAACTACATCTTCGACGCGGCGCTCCCGCAAGCTTTCGACCCCGCCACGCTGGAGCGGCAGGTCAAGGGGACACTGGGTGTGGTGGAGACGGGCTTTTTCCTGGGGATGGCGGAATTGGCCTTCGTCGCCTCGCCGGAGGGGGTGCGGGAGGTGCGTGGGCGTTGA
- a CDS encoding thioredoxin domain-containing protein, with translation MNRLAQESSPYLLQHADNPVDWWPWGPEALAEARRRDVPVLLSIGYSTCHWCHVMAHESFEDAQTAEFMNEHFVNIKVDREERPDVDAVYMTATQALTGQGGWPMTVFLTPDGEPFYAGTYFPPVDRYGMPGFRRLLASVAHTWREGREGLLSNAQALTEHVREASRPRPGQGEADLPADFLRRGVANLRRVFDADWGGFGRAPKFPAPTTLDFLLTQPGGRDMALHTLRMMGRGGIYDQLGGGFHRYSVDDRWLVPHFEKMLYDNAQLTRTLLRAYQYTEDEEFARLARETLAYLEREMLSPEGGFYSAQDADTQGVEGLTFTWTPTEIREVLGEGPDTDLVLRVYGVTEGGNFEDPHRPEVGRRSVLHVPTPVSTLARDLGESEESLTVRLDAARARLLATRQARPQPGTDTKVLTSWNGLALAAFADAGRILGEAHYLELARRNADFVWERLRLEDGTLSHTFKDGVARVEGLLEDHALYALGLIALYQAGGDLAHLNWARELWETLRRDFWDEEAGLFRSTGGRAETLLTRQAQGFDSAVLSDNAAAALLGLRVGRYFGDEEAERLARATVLTYRSDMLAAAGGFGGLWQAAAFLGAPHVEVALIGAAGERAPLERVVARHPLPFAALAPAERGEGLPVLEGRPGGGTAYVCVGHACDLPTREAGVLEEQLRRLEG, from the coding sequence ATGAACCGACTCGCCCAGGAGTCCAGCCCGTACCTCCTCCAGCACGCCGACAACCCGGTGGACTGGTGGCCGTGGGGCCCCGAAGCCCTCGCCGAGGCGCGGCGCCGGGACGTGCCCGTGCTGCTTTCCATCGGCTACTCCACCTGCCACTGGTGTCACGTCATGGCCCACGAGAGCTTCGAGGACGCGCAGACCGCCGAGTTCATGAACGAGCACTTCGTCAACATCAAGGTGGACCGCGAGGAGCGCCCCGACGTGGACGCGGTGTACATGACGGCGACCCAGGCCCTCACCGGGCAGGGCGGCTGGCCGATGACGGTCTTCCTGACCCCGGACGGCGAGCCCTTCTACGCGGGCACCTACTTCCCGCCCGTGGACCGTTACGGAATGCCCGGCTTCCGCCGTCTCCTCGCCAGCGTCGCCCACACCTGGCGCGAGGGCCGCGAGGGGCTGCTGAGCAACGCCCAGGCCCTCACCGAACATGTCCGTGAGGCGAGTCGCCCCCGCCCAGGTCAGGGGGAGGCCGACCTCCCCGCCGACTTCCTGCGCCGGGGTGTGGCGAACCTCCGCCGCGTGTTCGACGCCGACTGGGGGGGCTTCGGCCGGGCGCCCAAGTTCCCCGCGCCGACCACCCTCGACTTCCTGCTCACCCAGCCGGGTGGGCGCGACATGGCCCTCCACACCCTGCGGATGATGGGCCGGGGCGGCATCTACGACCAGCTCGGCGGCGGTTTCCACCGCTACTCCGTGGACGACCGCTGGCTGGTCCCCCACTTCGAGAAGATGCTCTACGACAACGCGCAGCTCACCCGGACCCTCCTGCGCGCCTACCAGTACACCGAGGACGAGGAGTTCGCCCGGCTGGCCCGTGAGACCCTGGCCTACCTGGAACGGGAGATGCTGTCGCCCGAGGGAGGGTTCTACTCCGCCCAGGACGCGGACACCCAGGGGGTCGAGGGCCTGACCTTTACCTGGACGCCCACCGAGATTCGGGAGGTGTTGGGCGAGGGGCCGGATACCGACCTCGTGCTGCGCGTGTACGGGGTGACCGAGGGGGGCAACTTCGAGGACCCCCACCGCCCGGAGGTGGGGCGGCGGAGCGTCCTGCACGTGCCCACGCCTGTCAGCACGCTGGCCCGTGATCTGGGGGAGTCCGAGGAAAGCCTCACCGTCCGGCTAGACGCCGCCCGCGCCCGCCTGCTCGCCACGCGGCAGGCCCGGCCCCAGCCCGGCACGGATACCAAAGTGCTCACCTCCTGGAACGGCCTGGCGCTCGCGGCTTTCGCGGACGCAGGGCGAATTCTTGGAGAGGCGCACTACCTGGAGCTAGCCCGCCGCAACGCGGATTTCGTGTGGGAGAGGCTGCGGCTCGAAGACGGCACCCTCTCCCATACCTTCAAGGACGGGGTGGCGCGGGTCGAGGGGTTGCTGGAAGATCACGCGCTGTACGCCCTGGGCCTGATTGCGCTGTACCAGGCGGGCGGTGACCTCGCGCACCTGAACTGGGCGCGGGAGCTGTGGGAGACCCTGCGCCGCGACTTCTGGGACGAGGAGGCGGGCCTCTTCCGCTCGACGGGGGGCCGGGCCGAGACGCTGCTCACCCGGCAGGCGCAGGGGTTCGACTCCGCCGTCCTGAGCGACAACGCCGCCGCCGCGCTCCTCGGGCTGCGGGTGGGGCGCTACTTCGGGGACGAGGAGGCCGAGCGGCTGGCGCGAGCGACGGTGCTGACGTACCGGAGCGACATGCTGGCCGCTGCGGGGGGCTTCGGTGGGCTCTGGCAGGCCGCCGCCTTCCTGGGGGCGCCGCACGTCGAGGTGGCGCTGATCGGGGCGGCGGGCGAGCGGGCGCCGCTGGAGAGGGTGGTCGCCCGGCATCCGCTGCCCTTCGCGGCGCTGGCGCCTGCCGAGCGCGGGGAGGGGTTGCCGGTGTTGGAGGGGCGACCCGGGGGGGGGACAGCCTATGTGTGCGTGGGGCACGCGTGCGACCTGCCGACGCGGGAGGCGGGGGTGCTGGAGGAACAGCTTCGGCGGCTGGAGGGGTGA
- a CDS encoding peroxiredoxin, with product MTQAAPPLTPGELFPSFVLPDADGRTHRLGDYAGRYVVLYAYPKDDTPGCTKEACDFRDSALLKAHGAVILGVSRDDAGSHRAFGEKYGLPFPLLTDEDAAFLKLVGAYGPKNSFGKVTEGVRRATFLIGPDGRVVQVWPAVQVEGHADAVAAAIDADRQGRDA from the coding sequence ATGACCCAGGCTGCTCCCCCCCTCACCCCCGGCGAGCTCTTCCCCAGCTTCGTCCTGCCCGACGCCGACGGGCGCACCCACCGCCTCGGCGACTACGCGGGCCGTTACGTGGTGCTCTACGCCTATCCCAAGGACGACACTCCAGGCTGCACGAAGGAGGCGTGCGACTTCCGCGACAGCGCCCTGCTCAAAGCCCACGGGGCCGTCATCCTGGGCGTGAGCCGCGACGACGCGGGGAGCCACCGCGCCTTCGGGGAGAAGTACGGCCTGCCCTTCCCCCTGCTGACCGACGAGGACGCCGCCTTTCTGAAGCTGGTGGGCGCCTACGGCCCGAAAAACAGCTTCGGGAAGGTGACCGAGGGCGTGCGGCGGGCCACCTTCCTGATCGGCCCGGACGGGCGCGTGGTGCAGGTCTGGCCCGCCGTGCAGGTCGAGGGCCACGCCGACGCGGTTGCCGCCGCCATCGACGCCGACCGGCAGGGGCGCGATGCCTGA
- a CDS encoding PIG-L deacetylase family protein, with protein MSRLRGPARRRHLWLGAFLFAALLAAFAINSPAALRLLYPRAVAEVAALPPAPGYRAGQRVLLVSPHPDDESLCCAGNLRQALAAGAQVYIVWLTNGDGFELDAALLERTPRPRGRAAQSLGTVRIGEATRAAAVLGVPASHLFFLGYPDGALLRMLRANSTTPTVSPHTGATRVPYPQALSPGAPYTAASLRRDLTTVLDGVRPDVVLLPSTHDFHRDHRATSLVTAQLLAARGQTNRARLWIVHGGAEWPVPKGLHEGFPLLIPPRGRHLAWTRLDLTAAQQDTKLRALQAHASQMEVMPRFLKAFVRENELITLPEAGR; from the coding sequence TTGAGCCGCTTGCGGGGACCCGCGCGGCGGCGTCACCTCTGGCTGGGGGCCTTCCTTTTCGCCGCCCTGCTCGCCGCCTTCGCCATCAACTCGCCCGCCGCCCTGCGGCTGCTCTACCCCCGAGCCGTCGCCGAGGTCGCCGCGCTGCCCCCCGCTCCCGGCTACCGCGCTGGGCAGCGGGTGCTGCTGGTGAGCCCCCACCCCGACGACGAGTCGCTGTGCTGCGCGGGCAACCTCCGGCAGGCTCTCGCCGCCGGGGCGCAGGTCTACATCGTGTGGCTCACGAACGGCGACGGCTTCGAGCTGGACGCGGCCCTGCTCGAACGCACGCCCAGGCCGAGGGGCCGCGCCGCCCAGTCGCTCGGCACCGTCCGCATCGGCGAGGCCACCCGTGCCGCCGCCGTGCTGGGGGTGCCCGCCAGCCACCTGTTCTTCCTCGGCTACCCCGACGGCGCCCTGCTGCGGATGCTGCGGGCCAACTCCACCACACCCACCGTCTCCCCCCACACCGGGGCGACCCGGGTGCCCTACCCGCAGGCCCTTTCCCCCGGCGCCCCCTACACCGCCGCCAGCCTCCGGCGCGACCTGACCACCGTCCTCGACGGGGTGCGGCCCGACGTGGTGCTGCTGCCCTCCACCCACGACTTCCACCGCGACCACCGGGCGACCAGCCTGGTCACGGCCCAGCTCCTCGCGGCACGCGGCCAGACAAACCGCGCACGCCTCTGGATCGTCCACGGCGGCGCCGAGTGGCCCGTTCCCAAGGGCCTGCACGAGGGCTTCCCCCTCCTGATTCCCCCGCGCGGGCGCCACCTTGCCTGGACGCGCCTGGACCTCACCGCCGCACAGCAGGACACCAAGCTCCGCGCCCTCCAGGCCCACGCCAGCCAGATGGAGGTGATGCCGCGCTTCCTGAAGGCCTTTGTGCGCGAGAACGAACTGATCACGCTGCCGGAGGCGGGGAGGTAG
- the deoC gene encoding deoxyribose-phosphate aldolase, whose amino-acid sequence MKLAPYIDHTLLKATATPADIRLLCAEAREHGFYAVCVNPVYVPLAAAELEGSGVKVATVCGFPLGATLSEQKAVEARLSVEAGADEVDMVIHIGAALEGDWDAVEADVRAVRRAIPDSVLKVIIETCYLDDEQKRAATEAAVLGGADLVKTSTGFGTGGATVEDVRLMAEVIAGRAGIKAAGGVRTPEDARLMIEAGATRLGTSGGVALVAGERTGAGY is encoded by the coding sequence GTGAAGCTCGCCCCCTACATCGACCACACGCTTCTCAAGGCGACCGCCACACCCGCCGACATCCGCCTCCTGTGCGCCGAGGCGCGCGAGCATGGGTTCTACGCCGTGTGCGTGAACCCGGTCTACGTCCCCCTCGCCGCCGCCGAGCTGGAGGGCTCCGGCGTGAAGGTGGCGACCGTGTGCGGTTTTCCCCTGGGCGCGACCCTCAGCGAACAGAAGGCGGTGGAGGCGCGGCTCAGCGTGGAGGCGGGCGCGGACGAGGTGGACATGGTGATCCACATCGGCGCGGCGCTGGAAGGCGACTGGGACGCGGTGGAGGCCGACGTGCGGGCGGTGCGGCGGGCGATTCCCGACTCGGTGCTCAAGGTCATCATCGAGACCTGCTACCTCGACGACGAGCAGAAGCGCGCGGCGACCGAGGCGGCGGTCCTGGGCGGGGCCGACCTCGTGAAGACCTCGACGGGCTTCGGGACGGGGGGCGCGACCGTGGAGGACGTGCGGCTGATGGCCGAGGTGATCGCGGGGCGGGCGGGCATCAAGGCGGCGGGCGGCGTCCGCACCCCCGAGGACGCGCGCTTGATGATCGAGGCGGGCGCGACCCGGCTGGGCACCTCGGGCGGCGTGGCCCTGGTGGCAGGCGAGCGGACGGGGGCGGGGTACTAG
- a CDS encoding peptidoglycan D,D-transpeptidase FtsI family protein, producing the protein MSRAGNALDRRSRLRRRAGGRRRTGEPSAAGALPVRLMALGFSLGLAVLGGRLFQLQVLQHDQYAVQSASNFQRDEVVRALRGEIRTRDGVLLATNRLAVDLVYTGRRHPEDSKEAIPAWDRIQAIAGVKPGDLVNGQPREPDPEKETETVLARNIPQDRLAALYEYTVLVPSLELRERVERVYPEGKMAAHLLGYVLEANKRQVEEEGYTVGDMVGVSGLEYSQQRVLAGVNGLRRREVTANGRPLTERVIDPGRQGQDVTLTIDSTLQQAAESVLREGLADVNRGRSLHGGRPDPYARGAVIAIDPRTNEVLAMASSPTFDPNWFSRVPGPDPAAKRWAVDPGRKDAALDAVTSNRVVQAYNPGSVFKLASTIAFVEKWGNFTTNCAPVYYFGRAAFRNWASYSLGPVDGRKAIAFSCNPWFYTSAVKAGPTAYSRQLKARATELGFRSPTGLELVGEKLGDVPDRDDYTTTEHPWYEGSGLNMSIGQGDVLVTPAQLISVMSTIINDGMKRPLTVLKAVGDEPVPRKPAVSVVRGGNTEIFKFVKEGMSWVTSIRTGTARHEVGPLLFPVRTGGKTGTAENGLSRRYNYAYTHAWYEGYGPLNNPNFAVVTFFQNGGEGSGPALKAAKKMFAARWCIKLDERGSALPLSAQQPCTGELDQMHKVYKIRAQREAAQKAKAAQEEE; encoded by the coding sequence ATGAGCCGCGCCGGGAACGCCCTCGACCGCCGCTCGCGGCTGCGGCGCCGGGCGGGGGGACGCCGCCGGACGGGCGAGCCCTCGGCCGCCGGGGCTCTGCCCGTCCGGCTGATGGCGCTGGGCTTCAGCCTGGGGCTGGCGGTGCTCGGCGGGCGGCTCTTCCAGCTTCAGGTCTTGCAGCACGACCAGTACGCGGTCCAGTCGGCGAGCAACTTCCAGCGCGACGAGGTGGTGCGGGCCCTGCGCGGCGAGATTCGCACGCGGGACGGGGTGCTCCTCGCCACCAACCGCCTCGCGGTCGATCTGGTGTACACGGGGCGCCGCCACCCGGAGGATTCGAAGGAGGCTATTCCCGCCTGGGACCGGATTCAGGCCATCGCCGGAGTCAAGCCGGGCGACCTCGTGAACGGTCAGCCGCGCGAGCCCGACCCGGAAAAGGAAACCGAGACGGTCCTCGCCCGCAACATCCCGCAGGACCGACTCGCCGCCCTGTACGAGTACACGGTCCTCGTGCCCAGCCTGGAACTGCGCGAGCGGGTGGAACGCGTCTACCCCGAGGGCAAGATGGCCGCGCACCTCCTGGGGTACGTGCTGGAGGCGAACAAACGCCAGGTCGAGGAGGAGGGCTACACGGTCGGGGACATGGTGGGCGTCTCCGGGCTGGAGTACAGCCAGCAGCGGGTGCTGGCGGGCGTGAACGGCCTGCGCCGCCGCGAGGTGACGGCGAACGGGCGGCCCCTCACCGAGCGGGTGATCGACCCCGGGCGCCAGGGGCAGGACGTGACCCTCACCATCGACAGCACCCTCCAGCAGGCCGCCGAATCCGTGCTGCGCGAGGGGCTGGCCGACGTGAACCGGGGCCGCTCGCTGCACGGGGGCCGCCCCGACCCCTACGCGCGGGGGGCCGTCATCGCCATCGACCCCCGCACGAACGAGGTGCTGGCGATGGCGAGCAGCCCCACCTTCGACCCCAACTGGTTCTCGCGGGTGCCCGGCCCCGACCCGGCGGCCAAACGCTGGGCGGTGGACCCGGGCCGCAAGGACGCGGCGCTCGATGCCGTGACGAGCAACCGGGTGGTCCAGGCGTACAACCCCGGGAGCGTGTTCAAGCTCGCCTCGACCATCGCCTTCGTCGAGAAGTGGGGCAACTTCACCACGAACTGCGCCCCGGTGTACTACTTCGGGCGGGCGGCCTTCCGCAACTGGGCCTCGTACAGCCTGGGGCCGGTGGACGGGCGCAAGGCCATCGCTTTCTCGTGCAACCCGTGGTTTTACACCTCGGCGGTGAAGGCGGGCCCGACCGCGTACTCCCGGCAGCTCAAGGCCCGCGCCACCGAACTCGGCTTCCGCTCGCCCACCGGCCTCGAACTCGTGGGCGAGAAGCTGGGCGACGTGCCCGACCGGGACGACTACACCACGACCGAGCACCCCTGGTACGAGGGCTCGGGCCTGAACATGAGCATCGGCCAGGGGGACGTGCTCGTCACGCCCGCCCAGCTCATCTCGGTGATGTCCACGATCATCAACGACGGGATGAAGCGTCCGCTCACGGTCCTCAAGGCCGTGGGAGACGAGCCGGTGCCCCGCAAGCCCGCCGTCAGCGTGGTGAGAGGCGGCAACACCGAAATTTTCAAATTCGTCAAGGAGGGCATGTCCTGGGTGACGAGCATCCGCACCGGCACCGCCCGCCACGAGGTCGGCCCGCTGCTCTTCCCCGTCCGCACGGGCGGCAAGACGGGCACGGCGGAAAACGGCCTGTCCCGGCGCTACAACTACGCCTACACCCACGCCTGGTACGAGGGCTACGGGCCGCTGAATAACCCCAACTTCGCCGTCGTCACCTTCTTCCAGAACGGGGGAGAGGGGTCGGGCCCGGCCCTCAAGGCCGCCAAGAAGATGTTCGCCGCGCGCTGGTGCATCAAGCTCGACGAGCGGGGGAGCGCGCTGCCGTTGAGCGCCCAGCAGCCGTGCACGGGCGAGCTGGACCAGATGCACAAGGTCTACAAGATTCGGGCCCAGCGGGAGGCGGCGCAGAAGGCGAAGGCGGCACAGGAGGAGGAATAG
- a CDS encoding rod shape-determining protein MreD, which produces MTRARLPSVSVGRPGRPVLYVLYALLLVVVQGALSRLLGGSPVPPPNLFLLTGVALVWRLRPQAALLAAYGVGLAQDVLGGGALGLHAAGVAGGVLLVLAVRRLVAGSGAIQAAVTVLAATVGQWLAFLILTYWLRSNLVTVETLIRTVPLAFLTTLIAYPLWERVVSWGLGPRAGSQRGLG; this is translated from the coding sequence GTGACCCGCGCCCGTCTGCCCTCCGTCTCCGTCGGCCGCCCGGGCCGCCCGGTGCTGTACGTCCTCTACGCGCTCCTCCTGGTCGTCGTGCAGGGCGCCCTCTCCCGGCTGCTGGGCGGTTCGCCCGTGCCGCCCCCCAACCTCTTCCTGCTGACGGGCGTGGCGCTGGTGTGGCGGCTGCGTCCCCAGGCGGCGCTCCTGGCCGCCTACGGGGTGGGGCTCGCCCAGGACGTGCTCGGCGGGGGAGCCCTCGGCCTGCACGCGGCGGGGGTGGCGGGCGGGGTGCTCCTCGTGCTGGCGGTCCGGCGCCTCGTCGCGGGCTCGGGGGCGATTCAGGCGGCGGTGACGGTGCTCGCCGCCACGGTGGGGCAGTGGCTCGCCTTCCTGATCCTGACCTACTGGCTGCGGTCCAATCTCGTGACGGTGGAAACCCTGATTCGCACGGTGCCCCTCGCCTTCCTGACGACCTTGATCGCCTATCCCCTGTGGGAGCGCGTGGTGAGCTGGGGGCTGGGACCGCGCGCGGGGTCACAGCGGGGGCTCGGATGA